A section of the Streptomyces sp. V3I8 genome encodes:
- a CDS encoding nucleoside phosphorylase: protein MRQDLAPVTRIPRTGLPPRAVVVGDPARAAVVAALLDGAEEVSYHREYRAFTGSWKGVPVVAASHGIGAPGAILLFQELADAGVSTFLRLGTAGAMRPGIRDGDLVIAEAAVRDDGVTQQLLPPEYPAVATPEAVLALQLAAREQGAPHHRGLVWTRAAFRPGLIPLFPYEGAGLAAIEMELSALYVTASLRGLTAGGVLVIDGANADELTDAAGTGGYDPHREVVAAGVERGGVVALEALRLLAEAQERAL from the coding sequence ATGAGGCAGGACCTGGCCCCCGTCACGCGCATACCCCGCACCGGGCTGCCGCCGCGTGCCGTCGTCGTCGGGGACCCCGCGCGCGCCGCGGTCGTCGCCGCGCTGCTCGACGGCGCCGAGGAGGTGTCGTACCACCGCGAGTACCGGGCGTTCACCGGGAGCTGGAAGGGCGTGCCGGTCGTCGCCGCCTCCCACGGGATCGGCGCGCCGGGCGCGATCCTGCTCTTCCAGGAGCTGGCCGACGCGGGGGTGAGCACGTTCCTGCGGCTCGGCACGGCGGGCGCGATGCGGCCCGGCATCCGGGACGGCGACCTCGTCATCGCGGAGGCGGCCGTACGCGACGACGGGGTGACCCAGCAGCTGCTGCCGCCCGAGTACCCGGCGGTGGCCACCCCCGAGGCGGTGCTCGCGCTGCAACTGGCCGCGCGGGAACAGGGCGCCCCGCACCACCGCGGCCTGGTGTGGACGCGGGCCGCCTTCCGGCCGGGGCTGATCCCGCTGTTCCCGTACGAGGGGGCGGGGCTCGCGGCCATCGAGATGGAGCTGTCCGCGCTGTACGTGACGGCCTCGCTGCGCGGGCTGACCGCGGGCGGTGTCCTCGTGATCGACGGCGCGAACGCGGACGAACTCACCGACGCGGCGGGCACCGGCGGCTACGACCCGCACCGTGAGGTCGTCGCGGCGGGCGTGGAGCGCGGCGGTGTGGTCGCGCTGGAGGCGCTGCGCCTGCTGGCCGAGGCGCAGGAGCGCGCGCTGTGA
- a CDS encoding glycerol-3-phosphate dehydrogenase/oxidase, with the protein MTPLQSVPALGTHPADGSTAFALKAVGRAETREQLSKATYDLLVIGGGILGISTAWHAAQSGLRVALVDAGDFAGATSSASSKLLHGGLRYLQTGAVKLVAENHFERRAVSRQVAPHLANPLTFYLPVYKGGPHGAAKLGAGVFAYSALSAFGDGVGHLLSPSKAAQDVPELRTDNLKAVAVYGDDQMNDSRMALMTVRAAVDSGATVLNHAAVTGLRFTRGRVTGAELKDTLSGDEFGVSARLVLNATGPWVDHLRRMEDEHAAPSIRLSKGAHLVLKRTSPWKAALATPIDKYRITFALPWEDMLLLGTTDEEYEGDPADVAVTEKDIAQILDEAAFSIRDKQLTRDLITYSFAGLRVLPGGPGDTSKAKRETVVTEGRGGMLSVAGGKWTTFRHIGRTVMKQLESLPGRPLGEDFEPISALPKKLPLPGVANPRAVAHRLLVDGPSSGPRMAPETARHLATHYGSLAFDIARLAGENPELAERVHEDAPEIWAQVVYARDNEWAETADDVLRRRTTLTIRGLANDEVRGRVQDLLDEK; encoded by the coding sequence ATGACCCCCCTGCAGAGTGTCCCGGCTCTTGGGACGCACCCGGCCGACGGCTCCACCGCGTTCGCACTGAAGGCAGTGGGCCGCGCCGAGACCCGGGAGCAGCTGTCCAAGGCGACATACGACCTCCTGGTGATCGGCGGCGGAATCCTGGGCATCTCCACCGCCTGGCATGCCGCGCAGTCGGGTCTGCGGGTGGCCCTGGTCGACGCCGGCGACTTCGCCGGCGCGACCTCCTCCGCCTCCTCCAAGCTGCTCCACGGCGGTCTGCGCTACCTGCAGACCGGCGCGGTGAAGCTGGTGGCGGAGAACCACTTCGAGCGCCGTGCGGTCTCCCGCCAGGTGGCCCCCCACCTGGCGAACCCGCTCACGTTCTACCTCCCCGTGTACAAGGGCGGGCCGCACGGCGCGGCGAAGCTGGGCGCGGGTGTCTTCGCGTACTCGGCGCTGTCGGCCTTCGGTGACGGCGTCGGACACCTGCTCTCGCCGTCGAAGGCCGCGCAGGACGTCCCCGAGCTGCGTACGGACAACCTGAAGGCCGTGGCCGTGTACGGCGACGACCAGATGAACGACTCGCGGATGGCGCTGATGACGGTCCGCGCGGCCGTCGACTCGGGCGCCACCGTGCTCAACCACGCCGCGGTCACCGGCCTGCGGTTCACCCGGGGCCGGGTGACCGGCGCGGAGCTGAAGGACACGCTCTCCGGTGACGAGTTCGGCGTCTCGGCGCGCCTGGTGCTGAACGCGACCGGGCCGTGGGTGGACCACCTGCGCAGGATGGAGGACGAGCACGCGGCGCCGTCCATCCGCCTGTCGAAGGGCGCGCACCTGGTCCTCAAGCGCACCTCCCCGTGGAAGGCCGCGCTGGCCACGCCGATCGACAAGTACCGCATCACCTTCGCCCTCCCCTGGGAGGACATGCTGCTGCTCGGCACGACCGACGAGGAGTACGAGGGCGACCCGGCGGACGTCGCGGTCACCGAGAAGGACATCGCCCAGATCCTGGACGAGGCCGCGTTCTCCATCCGCGACAAGCAGCTGACCCGTGATCTGATCACGTACTCCTTCGCCGGGCTGCGGGTGCTGCCGGGCGGTCCCGGCGACACGTCGAAGGCCAAGCGGGAGACGGTCGTCACCGAGGGCAGGGGCGGCATGCTGTCCGTCGCGGGCGGCAAGTGGACGACCTTCCGGCACATCGGCCGCACCGTCATGAAGCAGCTGGAGTCGCTGCCGGGCCGGCCGCTCGGCGAGGACTTCGAGCCGATCTCCGCGCTGCCGAAGAAGCTGCCGCTGCCGGGTGTCGCCAACCCGCGCGCGGTCGCGCACCGGCTCCTGGTGGACGGTCCCTCGTCCGGTCCGCGGATGGCCCCCGAGACCGCCAGGCACCTGGCGACCCACTACGGTTCGCTGGCCTTCGACATCGCGCGGCTCGCGGGCGAGAACCCGGAACTGGCCGAGCGCGTGCACGAGGACGCCCCCGAGATCTGGGCGCAGGTCGTGTACGCCCGTGACAACGAGTGGGCCGAGACGGCGGACGACGTGCTGCGCCGCCGTACGACGCTGACGATCCGCGGCCTCGCGAACGACGAGGTGCGGGGCAGGGTGCAGGACCTGCTCGACGAGAAGTAG
- the glpK gene encoding glycerol kinase GlpK — translation MTDAHTAGPFIAAIDQGTTSSRCIVFDRDGRIVSVDQKEHEQIFPKPGWVEHDAAEIWTNVQEVVASAIEKAGITRDDIKAIGITNQRETTLLWDRNTGEPVHNALVWQDTRTDALCRELGRNVGQDRFRRETGLPLASYFAGPKARWLLDNVEGLRERAEAGDILFGTMDSWVIWNLTGGVNGGRHVTDVTNASRTMLMNLHTMQWDPKIAESIGVPMAMLPEIRSSAEVYGEVTGGKLGDLLGGIPVASALGDQQAALFGQTCFSEGEAKSTYGTGTFMLMNTGDKLINSYSGLLTTVGYQIGDQKPVYALEGSIAVTGSLVQWMRDQMGLIKSAAEIETLAMSVEDNGGAYFVPAFSGLFAPYWRPDARGVITGLTRYVTKAHIARAVLEATAWQTREISDAMTKDSGVELTALKVDGGMTSNNLLMQTLADVLDAPVVRPMVAETTCLGAAYAAGLAVGFWTNTEDLRANWRRAAEWTPNMAAETRDREYKSWLKAVERTMGWIEDEE, via the coding sequence GTGACCGACGCGCACACCGCCGGCCCCTTCATCGCCGCGATCGACCAGGGCACCACGTCCAGCCGCTGCATCGTCTTCGACCGGGACGGCCGCATCGTCTCCGTCGACCAGAAGGAGCACGAGCAGATCTTCCCGAAGCCGGGCTGGGTCGAGCACGACGCCGCCGAGATCTGGACCAACGTCCAGGAAGTCGTCGCAAGCGCCATCGAGAAGGCCGGCATCACCCGCGACGACATCAAGGCCATCGGCATCACCAACCAGCGCGAGACGACGCTGCTGTGGGACAGGAACACCGGTGAGCCCGTCCACAACGCCCTCGTCTGGCAGGACACCCGCACCGACGCGCTCTGCCGCGAGCTGGGCCGCAACGTCGGCCAGGACCGCTTCCGCCGCGAGACCGGCCTGCCGCTGGCCTCGTACTTCGCCGGCCCGAAGGCCCGCTGGCTGCTCGACAACGTCGAGGGCCTGCGCGAGCGCGCCGAGGCCGGCGACATCCTCTTCGGCACCATGGACAGCTGGGTCATCTGGAACCTGACGGGCGGTGTGAACGGCGGCCGGCACGTCACCGACGTCACCAACGCCTCCCGCACGATGCTGATGAACCTGCACACCATGCAGTGGGACCCGAAGATCGCCGAGTCCATCGGTGTCCCGATGGCGATGCTGCCGGAGATCCGCTCCTCCGCCGAGGTGTACGGCGAGGTCACCGGCGGCAAGCTGGGCGACCTGCTCGGCGGCATCCCGGTCGCCTCGGCGCTCGGCGACCAGCAGGCGGCCCTGTTCGGCCAGACCTGTTTCTCCGAGGGCGAGGCCAAGTCCACGTACGGCACCGGCACCTTCATGCTGATGAACACCGGTGACAAGCTCATCAACTCCTACAGCGGTCTGCTGACCACCGTCGGGTACCAGATCGGCGACCAGAAGCCGGTCTACGCCCTCGAGGGGTCCATCGCCGTCACCGGCTCGCTCGTCCAGTGGATGCGCGACCAGATGGGCCTGATCAAGTCCGCCGCCGAGATCGAGACGCTCGCGATGTCGGTCGAGGACAACGGCGGCGCGTACTTCGTGCCGGCCTTCTCCGGTCTGTTCGCCCCGTACTGGCGCCCCGACGCCCGCGGTGTGATCACCGGCCTGACCCGGTACGTCACCAAGGCGCACATCGCGCGCGCCGTCCTGGAGGCCACGGCCTGGCAGACCCGTGAGATCAGCGACGCCATGACGAAGGACTCCGGCGTCGAGCTCACGGCCCTCAAGGTCGACGGCGGCATGACCTCCAACAACCTGCTGATGCAGACCCTGGCCGACGTCCTGGACGCCCCCGTGGTGCGCCCGATGGTCGCCGAGACCACCTGCCTCGGCGCCGCCTACGCCGCCGGTCTCGCCGTCGGCTTCTGGACCAACACCGAGGACCTGCGCGCCAACTGGCGCCGGGCCGCGGAATGGACCCCGAACATGGCCGCGGAGACCCGTGACCGTGAGTACAAGAGCTGGCTCAAGGCCGTCGAGCGGACCATGGGCTGGATCGAGGACGAGGAGTAA
- a CDS encoding MIP/aquaporin family protein: MSSSDIFIGETIGTAVLILLGGGVCAAVTLKASKARNAGWLAITFGWGFAVMTAVYISAPLSGAHLNPAVTLGIAIKDDDWSNVLTYWSGQLLGAMIGAVLVWIAYYGQFLAHLTDREIVGGPGAQDVKSVEAREAKAGPVLGVFSTGPEIRVVWQNVATEIIGTIVLVLAVLTQGLNDSGKGLGTLGALITAFVVVSIGLSLGGPTGYAINPVRDLGPRIVHALLPLPNKGGSDWSYAWIPVAGPLIGGAIAAGIYNVAFA, translated from the coding sequence GTGTCCAGCTCCGACATCTTCATCGGCGAGACCATAGGTACCGCCGTGCTCATCCTGCTGGGCGGTGGCGTGTGCGCCGCCGTCACGCTGAAGGCCTCCAAGGCACGCAACGCCGGGTGGCTCGCCATCACCTTCGGGTGGGGCTTCGCGGTGATGACCGCCGTGTACATCTCGGCGCCCCTCTCCGGCGCCCACCTGAACCCGGCCGTCACCCTCGGCATCGCGATCAAGGACGACGACTGGAGCAACGTCCTGACCTACTGGTCCGGCCAGCTCCTCGGCGCCATGATCGGCGCGGTGCTCGTGTGGATCGCGTACTACGGGCAGTTTCTCGCGCACCTCACCGACCGCGAGATCGTGGGCGGCCCCGGTGCGCAGGACGTCAAGTCCGTGGAGGCCCGGGAGGCCAAGGCGGGTCCGGTGCTCGGCGTCTTCTCCACCGGCCCGGAGATCAGGGTCGTGTGGCAGAACGTCGCCACGGAGATCATCGGCACGATCGTGCTGGTGCTCGCGGTCCTCACCCAGGGGCTCAACGACAGCGGCAAGGGCCTCGGTACCCTCGGCGCGCTGATCACCGCCTTCGTGGTCGTGAGCATCGGCCTCTCGCTCGGCGGGCCGACGGGCTACGCGATCAACCCGGTCCGTGACCTCGGCCCGCGCATCGTGCACGCCCTGCTGCCCCTGCCGAACAAGGGCGGGTCGGACTGGAGCTACGCCTGGATCCCGGTCGCGGGACCGCTGATCGGCGGAGCGATCGCCGCGGGCATCTACAACGTCGCATTTGCTTAG
- a CDS encoding IclR family transcriptional regulator — MARNIQSLERAAAMLRLLAGGERRLGLSDIASSLGLAKGTAHGILRTLQQEGFVEQDGPSGRYQLGAELLRLGTTYLDVHELRARALVWTDDLARSSGESVYLGVLHQQGVLIVHHVFRPDDSRQVLEVGAMQPLHSTALGKVLSAYDPVAHSEALDAEREEFTARTVSAPEEFEGVLDLTRARGYAADVEETWTGVASVAAPIHNQRRMPVGAVGVTGAVERVCKDGELRPDLVAAVRDCARAVSRDLGAGRF, encoded by the coding sequence ATGGCACGGAACATCCAGTCGCTCGAACGGGCGGCCGCGATGCTGCGGCTGCTCGCGGGCGGGGAGCGACGGCTCGGCCTGTCGGACATCGCCTCGTCGCTGGGCCTGGCGAAGGGCACGGCCCACGGGATCCTGCGCACGCTGCAGCAGGAGGGCTTCGTCGAGCAGGACGGACCCTCCGGGCGCTACCAGCTGGGCGCCGAGCTGCTGCGGCTGGGGACGACCTACCTCGACGTGCACGAGCTGCGGGCGCGCGCCCTGGTGTGGACCGACGACCTGGCCCGCTCCAGCGGCGAGAGCGTCTACCTGGGAGTGCTGCACCAGCAGGGCGTACTGATCGTGCACCACGTCTTCCGGCCCGACGACAGCCGGCAGGTGCTGGAGGTCGGGGCCATGCAGCCGCTGCACTCCACGGCGCTGGGCAAGGTCCTGTCGGCGTACGACCCGGTGGCGCACAGCGAGGCGCTGGACGCCGAGCGCGAGGAGTTCACGGCCCGCACGGTCAGCGCGCCCGAGGAGTTCGAGGGCGTCCTGGACCTGACGCGCGCGCGGGGGTACGCGGCCGACGTGGAGGAGACCTGGACGGGGGTGGCCTCGGTGGCCGCGCCCATCCACAACCAGCGGCGGATGCCCGTCGGCGCGGTGGGGGTCACGGGGGCGGTGGAGCGCGTCTGCAAGGACGGCGAACTCCGTCCCGACCTGGTCGCCGCGGTCCGCGACTGCGCCCGCGCGGTCTCCAGGGACCTGGGCGCCGGACGCTTCTGA
- the metH gene encoding methionine synthase → MASLPNPSLPSESRYSRTRTDALREALATRVVVADGAMGTMLQAQDPTLEDFENLEGCNEILNLTRPDIVRSVHEEYFAVGVDCVETNTFGANHAALGEYDIAERVFELSEAGARIAREVADEFTAATGQQRWVLGSMGPGTKLPTLGHAPYTLLRDAYQQNAEGMITGGADALIVETTQDLLQTKASVLGARRALDALGVDLPLIVSVTVETTGTMLLGSEIGAALTALEPLGIDMIGLNCATGPAEMSEHLRYLARHSRIPLSCMPNAGLPVLGKNGAHYPLTAPELADAQETFVTEYGLSLIGGCCGTTPEHLRQVVERVRDLTPAHREAHPEPGAASLYQTVPFRQDTAYMAIGERTNANGSKKFREAMLEGRWDDCVEMARDQIREGAHMLDLCVDYVGRDGVADMEELAGRFATASTLPIVLDSTEVEVLRAGLEKLGGRAVINSVNYEDGDGPDSRFAKVTRLAQEHGAALIALTIDEEGQARTPEHKVAIAERLIADLTGNWGIHESDILIDTLTFTICTGQEESRGDGVATIEAIRRLKERHPDVQTTLGLSNISFGLNPAARVLLNSVFLDECVKAGLDSAIVHASKILPIARFTEEEVTTALDLIHDRRREGYDPLQKLMALFEGATTKSRKAGRAEELAALPLDERLKRRIIDGEKNGLEQDLDDALKERPALDIVNETLLDGMKVVGELFGSGQMQLPFVLQSAEVMKTAVAHLEPHMEKTDDDGKGTIVLATVRGDVHDIGKNLVDIILSNNGYTVVNLGIKQPVSAILEAAQEHRADVIGMSGLLVKSTVIMKENLQELNQRKMAADYPVILGGAALTRAYVEQDLHEIYEGEVRYARDAFEGLRLMDALIAVKRGVPGASLPELKQRRVRATAQAVVEERPEEGVTRSDVATDNPVPEPPFWGTRVIKGIQLKEYASWLDEGALFKGQWGLKQARTGDGPTYEELVETEGRPRLRGLLDQLQTGSLLEAAVVYGYFPCVSKDDDLILLDEGGNERTRFTFPRQRRGRRLCLADFFRPEESGEIDVVGLQVVTVGSRIGEETAKLFEANSYRDYLELHGLSVQLAEALAEYWHARVRSELGFAGEDPADVEDMFALKYRGARFSLGYGACPDLEDRAKIARLLEPERIGVHLSEEFQLHPEQSTDAIVIHHPEAKYFNAR, encoded by the coding sequence ATGGCCTCGTTGCCGAACCCGTCCCTTCCGTCCGAGTCCCGGTACAGCCGGACCCGAACCGACGCCCTGCGCGAGGCGCTCGCCACCCGGGTGGTGGTGGCCGACGGCGCGATGGGCACGATGCTCCAGGCACAGGATCCGACCCTCGAGGACTTCGAGAACCTCGAGGGCTGCAACGAGATCCTGAACCTCACGCGCCCCGACATCGTGCGCTCCGTCCACGAGGAGTACTTCGCGGTCGGTGTGGACTGCGTGGAGACGAACACCTTCGGAGCCAACCACGCGGCGCTGGGCGAGTACGACATCGCCGAGCGTGTCTTCGAACTCTCCGAGGCGGGTGCCCGTATCGCCCGCGAGGTCGCCGACGAGTTCACCGCCGCCACCGGGCAGCAGCGCTGGGTGCTGGGCTCGATGGGCCCCGGCACCAAGCTGCCGACCCTCGGCCACGCCCCGTACACCCTGCTGCGCGACGCCTACCAGCAGAACGCCGAGGGCATGATCACCGGCGGCGCCGACGCGCTGATCGTGGAGACCACGCAGGACCTGCTGCAGACCAAGGCGTCCGTGCTGGGCGCCCGCCGGGCCCTGGACGCCCTCGGCGTGGACCTGCCGCTGATCGTGTCCGTGACCGTCGAGACCACCGGCACCATGCTCCTCGGCTCCGAGATCGGGGCCGCGCTCACCGCGCTGGAGCCGCTCGGCATCGACATGATCGGCCTGAACTGCGCCACCGGGCCCGCCGAGATGAGCGAGCACCTGCGCTACCTGGCGCGCCACTCGCGCATCCCGCTGTCCTGCATGCCCAACGCGGGTCTCCCGGTCCTGGGCAAGAACGGCGCCCACTACCCGCTGACCGCACCCGAACTCGCCGACGCCCAGGAAACTTTCGTCACCGAGTACGGCCTCTCCCTGATCGGCGGCTGCTGCGGCACGACCCCCGAGCACCTGCGCCAGGTCGTCGAGCGGGTACGGGACCTGACCCCGGCCCACCGCGAGGCGCACCCCGAGCCCGGCGCCGCCTCGCTCTACCAGACCGTCCCGTTCCGCCAGGACACCGCCTACATGGCGATCGGCGAGCGCACCAACGCCAACGGGTCGAAGAAGTTCCGCGAGGCCATGCTGGAGGGCCGCTGGGACGACTGCGTGGAGATGGCCCGGGACCAGATCCGCGAGGGCGCGCACATGCTCGACCTGTGCGTCGACTACGTGGGCCGTGACGGCGTCGCCGACATGGAGGAACTGGCCGGCCGCTTCGCGACGGCCTCCACGCTGCCCATCGTCCTGGACTCCACCGAGGTCGAGGTCCTGCGGGCCGGGCTGGAGAAGCTCGGCGGGCGCGCGGTCATCAACTCCGTCAACTACGAGGACGGCGACGGCCCCGACTCGCGCTTCGCGAAGGTCACCCGGCTCGCGCAGGAGCACGGCGCCGCGCTGATCGCCCTGACCATCGACGAGGAGGGCCAGGCCCGCACCCCCGAGCACAAGGTCGCGATCGCCGAGCGGCTCATCGCCGACCTCACCGGCAACTGGGGCATCCACGAGTCGGACATCCTCATCGACACCCTGACCTTCACCATCTGCACCGGCCAGGAGGAGTCCCGCGGCGACGGCGTCGCCACCATCGAGGCCATCCGCCGGCTCAAGGAGCGCCACCCCGACGTCCAGACCACCCTGGGCCTGTCGAACATCTCCTTCGGCCTCAACCCGGCCGCGCGCGTCCTGCTCAACTCGGTGTTCCTGGACGAGTGCGTGAAGGCGGGCCTGGACTCGGCGATCGTGCACGCCTCGAAGATCCTGCCGATCGCCCGCTTCACCGAGGAGGAGGTCACCACCGCCCTCGACCTCATCCACGACCGCCGCCGTGAGGGCTACGACCCGCTGCAGAAGCTCATGGCGCTGTTCGAGGGGGCCACCACCAAGTCCCGCAAGGCGGGGCGCGCCGAGGAACTCGCCGCGCTGCCCCTGGACGAGCGGCTCAAGCGGCGCATCATCGACGGCGAGAAGAACGGCCTCGAACAGGACCTCGACGACGCCCTGAAGGAGCGCCCCGCCCTCGACATCGTCAACGAGACGCTCCTCGACGGCATGAAGGTGGTCGGCGAGCTGTTCGGCTCGGGCCAGATGCAGCTGCCGTTCGTGCTCCAGTCCGCCGAGGTCATGAAGACCGCGGTGGCCCACCTGGAGCCGCACATGGAGAAGACGGACGACGACGGCAAGGGCACCATCGTGCTGGCCACCGTGCGCGGCGACGTGCACGACATCGGCAAGAACCTCGTCGACATCATCCTGTCCAACAACGGCTACACCGTGGTCAACCTCGGTATCAAGCAGCCCGTCTCCGCGATCCTGGAGGCCGCCCAGGAACACCGCGCCGACGTCATCGGCATGTCCGGCCTGCTGGTCAAGTCCACGGTGATCATGAAGGAGAACCTGCAGGAGCTCAACCAGCGCAAGATGGCCGCCGACTACCCCGTCATCCTCGGCGGCGCCGCCCTGACCCGCGCCTACGTCGAGCAGGACCTCCACGAGATCTACGAGGGCGAGGTCCGCTACGCCCGCGACGCGTTCGAGGGCCTGCGCCTGATGGACGCGCTCATCGCGGTCAAGCGGGGGGTGCCCGGCGCGAGCCTGCCCGAGCTGAAGCAGCGCCGGGTCAGGGCCACCGCGCAGGCCGTCGTGGAGGAGCGCCCCGAGGAGGGCGTGACCCGCTCGGACGTCGCCACCGACAACCCCGTCCCCGAGCCGCCCTTCTGGGGCACCCGCGTCATCAAGGGCATCCAGCTCAAGGAGTACGCGTCCTGGCTCGACGAGGGCGCCCTGTTCAAGGGCCAGTGGGGCCTCAAGCAGGCGCGCACGGGCGACGGGCCCACCTACGAGGAGCTGGTGGAGACCGAGGGCAGGCCGCGGCTGCGCGGCCTGCTGGACCAGCTGCAGACCGGCAGCCTGCTCGAAGCGGCCGTCGTCTACGGCTACTTCCCCTGTGTGTCCAAGGACGACGACCTGATCCTGCTGGACGAGGGCGGCAACGAACGCACCCGCTTCACCTTCCCGCGCCAGCGCCGCGGCCGCCGGCTGTGCCTGGCCGACTTCTTCCGCCCGGAGGAGTCGGGGGAGATCGACGTGGTCGGCCTGCAGGTCGTCACCGTCGGCTCCCGGATCGGCGAGGAGACGGCGAAGCTGTTCGAGGCCAACTCCTACCGGGACTACCTCGAACTGCACGGCCTGTCCGTGCAGCTGGCCGAGGCCCTCGCCGAGTACTGGCACGCGCGCGTGCGCTCCGAACTCGGCTTCGCCGGTGAGGACCCGGCCGATGTCGAGGACATGTTCGCGCTGAAGTACCGCGGCGCCCGCTTCTCCCTCGGCTACGGTGCCTGCCCGGACCTGGAGGACCGCGCGAAGATCGCCCGCCTCCTGGAGCCCGAGCGCATCGGCGTCCACCTCTCCGAGGAGTTCCAGCTCCACCCGGAACAGTCCACCGACGCCATCGTCATCCACCACCCGGAGGCGAAGTACTTCAACGCCCGCTGA
- a CDS encoding HAD-IA family hydrolase: MTSTVPASGIRTAEGSALQAVLLDMDGTLVDTEGFWWDAEVEVFAQLGHTLDDSWRHVVVGGPMTRSAGFLIEATGAKITLSELTVLLNDGFENRIRRTLPLMPGAARLLAELAAHRVPTALVSASHRRIIDRVLVSLGAQNFGLTVAGDEVERTKPFPDPYLFAAAGLGADPARCVVIEDTATGVAAAEAAGCHVVAVPSIAPIAPATGRTVVPSLEQVDLPFLRGLMTLKR, encoded by the coding sequence ATGACCAGTACGGTCCCCGCGTCAGGCATCCGTACGGCCGAGGGCTCCGCCCTGCAGGCCGTGCTTCTCGACATGGACGGCACCCTGGTGGACACCGAGGGCTTCTGGTGGGACGCCGAGGTCGAGGTGTTCGCGCAGCTGGGCCACACACTGGACGACTCCTGGCGCCACGTGGTGGTCGGCGGCCCCATGACCCGCAGCGCCGGCTTCCTCATCGAGGCGACCGGCGCCAAGATCACCCTCTCCGAGCTCACGGTGCTGCTGAACGACGGCTTCGAGAACCGCATCCGCCGTACCCTGCCGCTGATGCCGGGCGCCGCGAGACTTCTGGCCGAACTCGCCGCGCACCGCGTGCCCACCGCCCTGGTCTCCGCCTCGCACCGCCGCATCATCGACCGCGTCCTGGTGTCGCTGGGCGCCCAGAACTTCGGCCTCACCGTCGCAGGCGACGAGGTGGAGCGGACCAAGCCCTTCCCCGACCCGTACCTGTTCGCGGCCGCCGGACTCGGTGCCGATCCGGCCAGGTGCGTGGTCATCGAGGACACCGCGACGGGAGTTGCCGCGGCGGAGGCCGCGGGCTGCCACGTCGTGGCCGTGCCCTCGATCGCACCGATCGCGCCGGCAACGGGACGGACCGTCGTACCCTCCCTGGAACAGGTCGACCTGCCTTTTCTACGAGGCCTGATGACGCTAAAGCGCTAA